In one Terriglobales bacterium genomic region, the following are encoded:
- a CDS encoding HU family DNA-binding protein, giving the protein MIKLDIINEVVGKTGITKTKAEQAVETVFESMKKALAHGDRIELRGFGVFNVRPRKTGIGRNPRTGAEVSIPPGKAVRFKPGKELQSID; this is encoded by the coding sequence GTGATCAAGCTCGACATCATCAACGAAGTTGTCGGCAAGACCGGCATCACCAAGACGAAGGCGGAGCAGGCCGTTGAAACCGTCTTTGAGAGCATGAAGAAGGCGCTGGCGCACGGCGATCGCATTGAACTGCGCGGCTTTGGCGTCTTCAACGTGCGGCCGCGCAAGACCGGCATCGGGCGCAACCCGCGCACGGGCGCCGAAGTCAGCATTCCTCCCGGCAAGGCCGTGCGCTTCAAGCCGGGCAAGGAGTTACAGTCCATCGATTAG
- the dcd gene encoding dCTP deaminase → MSIKSDRWIRQMALQHDMINPFSEKQVREGVISYGLSSYGYDLRVADEFKIFTNVNSTVVDPKKFDERSFVTIQSDIATVPPNSFALARSVEYFKIPRDVLTVCVGKSTYARCGIIVNVTPFEPEWEGFVTLEISNTTPLPARIYANEGLCQILFFQSDEPCETSYADRKGKYQAQKGIVLPKL, encoded by the coding sequence ATGTCCATCAAGAGCGACCGCTGGATCCGCCAGATGGCGTTGCAGCACGACATGATCAACCCGTTCTCGGAGAAGCAGGTGCGCGAGGGCGTGATCTCCTACGGCCTCTCGTCCTATGGCTACGACCTGCGCGTGGCCGACGAGTTCAAGATCTTCACCAACGTGAACTCCACCGTGGTGGATCCCAAAAAGTTCGACGAACGCTCCTTCGTCACCATTCAGAGCGACATCGCCACCGTTCCTCCCAACTCGTTCGCGCTGGCGCGCTCGGTGGAGTACTTCAAGATTCCGCGCGACGTGCTCACCGTTTGCGTGGGCAAGAGCACGTACGCGCGCTGCGGCATCATCGTGAACGTCACGCCCTTCGAGCCGGAGTGGGAGGGCTTTGTGACGCTGGAGATCTCGAACACCACGCCGCTGCCGGCGCGTATCTACGCCAACGAAGGACTGTGCCAGATCCTGTTCTTCCAGTCCGACGAGCCGTGCGAGACCAGCTACGCCGACCGCAAAGGCAAGTACCAGGCGCAAAAAGGGATTGTGCTGCCGAAACTCTAG
- a CDS encoding site-2 protease family protein, translating into MSDPTPRFPVYEIQQYPEMVVVSRPRPRYWLHGLLLGLTVLTTLTVGARLEHNFLLNLPAYASDEDLFPFLWALRSPGRLLMGVPFSASLLLILLAHEMGHYVSCLRYRVAATLPFFIPAPTLIGTLGAFIRIKGPIRSRRALFDIGIAGPIAGFVVALPILFLSLAISRPAPGMGDSDVQFGFPLIFAMAHRLLGGAGAAVPLAQFNLHPMARAAWVGMFATALNLLPGGQLDGGHIVYSLWPRAHRYISWLTVGILLPMGKSLWAGWLVWAVLLTASGMRHPRIGPASPRFLFGDEDDPWPKLGRARWLLAALALVMLALTFMPQPIAGL; encoded by the coding sequence ATGTCGGACCCCACGCCGCGTTTCCCGGTTTACGAAATCCAGCAATATCCCGAGATGGTGGTGGTATCACGGCCCAGGCCGCGGTACTGGTTGCATGGGCTGCTGCTCGGGCTGACGGTCCTGACCACGCTGACCGTGGGAGCGCGCCTGGAGCACAACTTCCTGCTCAATCTGCCGGCCTACGCGAGTGACGAAGACCTGTTTCCTTTCTTGTGGGCGCTGCGCAGTCCCGGCCGGCTGCTGATGGGCGTGCCGTTCTCGGCGTCGCTGCTGCTCATCCTGCTGGCGCACGAGATGGGACACTACGTTTCCTGCCTGCGCTATCGGGTGGCGGCCACGCTGCCATTCTTCATCCCCGCGCCCACGCTCATCGGCACGCTGGGCGCCTTTATCCGGATCAAGGGACCGATCCGCTCGCGTCGCGCGTTGTTCGACATCGGCATTGCCGGGCCGATCGCCGGATTCGTTGTCGCGCTGCCCATTCTGTTCCTTTCCCTGGCCATCTCGCGTCCGGCGCCGGGCATGGGAGACAGCGACGTGCAGTTCGGGTTCCCGCTCATCTTTGCGATGGCGCATCGGCTGCTGGGTGGCGCCGGGGCAGCTGTGCCGCTGGCGCAGTTCAACCTGCATCCCATGGCGCGCGCCGCCTGGGTCGGCATGTTCGCCACCGCGCTCAACCTGCTCCCCGGCGGACAGCTCGACGGCGGACACATCGTCTACTCGCTCTGGCCGCGCGCCCACCGCTACATTTCCTGGCTCACCGTCGGAATTCTGCTGCCCATGGGCAAGTCGCTGTGGGCGGGATGGCTGGTGTGGGCCGTGCTGCTCACCGCCAGCGGCATGCGGCATCCGCGCATCGGGCCCGCCTCTCCGCGCTTTCTGTTCGGCGATGAAGATGATCCCTGGCCGAAGCTGGGACGAGCGCGCTGGCTGTTGGCCGCGCTTGCGCTCGTGATGCTGGCGCTCACCTTCATGCCCCAGCCGATCGCGGGTCTGTAG
- the priA gene encoding primosomal protein N': MPAYCDVALPVPLDAVFTYRVNGAEPVVGGRVLVPFRSERLPGVVVKLHDAPPPVAIKDVLNVLDAAPVLAPQLMKLAAWIADYYLAPIGEVFRAMLPLSAEVSRAKQYRITDDGLMALHAGATGGSSRRTRLTAEEQDAEYSVLDHLADRGPSREQALRSATGATRKLLEGMMRKRWIVREDVSRVRDAARTVKFATLASAEGKLNDNQRRLVETLAKAGGRLPWEEVLRLDVPRSSAEGLVRRGLIAIVEEPAGFEVSSLKRKPRVLELNAAQQEALARTTKAAGSGFSVSLLHGVTGSGKTAVYLAAMQHVLDSGRGALLLVPEIGLTPAAAAELAEAFGDQVAILHSALSDDERAEQWRRLRAGDARIAVGTRSAVFAPVRDLALIVVDEEHDSSYKQEETPRYHARDVAIMRGKLGGAAVVLGSATPAMESFHNARESKYALIQLRQRVEQRPLPEVEIVDMRAAFREAGSEQVVSQRLHAEIAARLERNEQTLVLLNRRGYAPVVLCRACGETVQCKNCAISMTHHLRKMRLECHYCGFTRGVPQTCPRCGSEYVQFLGAGSERLEELLHGLFPQARIARLDRDTVRGRNDFERVLNRMHAGEIDILVGTQMIAKGHDVHGVTLVGILGADHALGFPDFRAAERTFQLLTQVAGRAGRGTTPGKVILQTYFPDHYAIQYAAQHDYPGFFEKEIRFRRWMHYPPFTSVANVLVRSGKLDEALTITGAVGKWFEARRLPKVRVLGPAPAPIVRLKRDYRYHFLVKSESRQALNAALRSLVAFAAEKKISRGNLVVDVDAQSLL, translated from the coding sequence ATGCCCGCCTACTGCGACGTCGCCCTTCCGGTGCCGCTCGACGCGGTGTTCACGTACCGCGTGAACGGCGCCGAACCGGTCGTGGGCGGGCGCGTGCTGGTTCCCTTCCGCAGCGAGCGGCTGCCGGGCGTGGTGGTCAAGCTGCACGATGCGCCGCCGCCGGTCGCGATCAAGGACGTGCTCAACGTCCTCGACGCCGCGCCGGTGCTCGCTCCGCAGCTCATGAAGCTGGCGGCGTGGATCGCCGATTACTACCTGGCGCCAATCGGAGAAGTGTTCCGCGCCATGCTGCCGCTGAGCGCCGAGGTGAGCCGCGCTAAGCAGTATCGGATCACCGACGACGGCCTGATGGCGCTGCACGCGGGCGCAACCGGCGGCTCGTCGCGCCGGACCAGGCTCACCGCCGAGGAGCAAGACGCCGAGTACAGCGTGCTCGACCACTTGGCGGATCGCGGCCCCTCGCGCGAGCAGGCGCTGCGCTCGGCCACCGGCGCAACCCGCAAGCTGCTCGAAGGCATGATGCGCAAGCGCTGGATCGTGCGCGAAGACGTGTCGCGCGTGCGCGACGCGGCGCGCACGGTGAAGTTCGCGACGCTGGCCAGCGCCGAAGGCAAGCTGAACGACAATCAGCGGCGTCTGGTCGAGACGCTGGCCAAGGCCGGCGGACGGCTGCCGTGGGAAGAAGTGCTGCGCCTGGACGTGCCGCGCAGCTCAGCCGAAGGACTCGTCCGCCGCGGGCTGATTGCCATTGTCGAAGAGCCGGCCGGTTTCGAAGTGTCGTCGCTGAAGCGCAAGCCGCGCGTGCTGGAGCTGAACGCCGCGCAGCAGGAGGCGCTGGCGCGGACCACCAAGGCTGCCGGTTCCGGATTTTCTGTTTCGCTGCTGCACGGCGTGACCGGCTCGGGAAAAACCGCCGTGTATCTCGCAGCCATGCAGCACGTGCTTGATTCCGGACGCGGCGCGCTGCTGCTCGTCCCGGAAATCGGACTCACGCCTGCGGCCGCCGCCGAGCTGGCAGAAGCATTCGGTGACCAGGTTGCCATCCTGCACTCGGCGCTGAGCGACGACGAGCGTGCCGAACAGTGGCGGCGGCTGCGCGCGGGCGACGCGCGCATCGCCGTCGGGACGCGTTCGGCCGTGTTCGCGCCGGTGCGCGACCTGGCGCTGATCGTGGTGGATGAGGAGCACGATTCGTCCTACAAGCAGGAGGAAACGCCGCGCTACCACGCGCGCGACGTGGCCATCATGCGCGGCAAGCTGGGCGGAGCGGCGGTTGTGCTCGGCTCGGCGACGCCGGCGATGGAATCGTTCCACAACGCGCGCGAAAGCAAGTACGCGCTCATCCAGTTGCGCCAGCGGGTGGAACAGCGTCCGCTGCCGGAAGTCGAGATCGTGGACATGCGCGCGGCGTTCCGCGAAGCGGGCAGCGAGCAGGTGGTCTCGCAGCGCCTGCACGCCGAGATCGCCGCGCGCCTGGAGCGCAACGAGCAGACGCTGGTGCTGCTCAATCGCCGCGGTTACGCGCCGGTGGTGCTGTGCCGCGCCTGCGGCGAGACGGTGCAATGTAAGAATTGCGCGATTTCAATGACGCACCACCTGCGCAAGATGCGCCTCGAGTGCCACTACTGCGGCTTTACCCGCGGCGTGCCGCAAACGTGCCCCAGGTGCGGCAGCGAGTACGTGCAATTTCTCGGCGCCGGCTCGGAGCGCCTGGAAGAGCTGCTGCACGGGCTGTTCCCGCAGGCCCGCATCGCGCGGCTCGACCGCGACACGGTGCGCGGGCGCAACGACTTCGAGCGCGTGCTCAACCGTATGCATGCCGGAGAAATTGACATCCTCGTGGGCACGCAGATGATCGCCAAGGGGCACGACGTGCACGGCGTCACGCTGGTCGGCATTCTCGGCGCCGACCACGCGCTGGGCTTTCCCGACTTCCGCGCCGCAGAACGCACTTTCCAACTGCTCACGCAGGTCGCCGGCCGCGCCGGACGCGGGACCACGCCGGGCAAGGTCATCCTGCAGACTTACTTTCCCGATCACTACGCCATCCAGTACGCGGCGCAGCACGACTACCCGGGATTTTTCGAGAAGGAAATCCGTTTTCGGCGCTGGATGCACTATCCGCCGTTCACGTCGGTTGCGAACGTGCTGGTACGCAGCGGCAAGCTCGACGAAGCGCTGACGATCACGGGCGCTGTGGGCAAATGGTTCGAGGCGCGACGTCTGCCGAAAGTGCGCGTGCTCGGGCCGGCGCCGGCGCCGATCGTGCGCCTGAAGCGCGACTACCGCTATCACTTCCTGGTGAAGTCGGAGAGCCGGCAGGCGCTGAACGCGGCCCTGCGGTCGCTGGTCGCCTTCGCGGCCGAGAAAAAGATCTCCCGCGGCAACCTGGTCGTGGACGTGGACGCGCAGTCGCTGCTCTGA
- a CDS encoding Rieske (2Fe-2S) protein: MALVRIGSRSDMPPDGMAREFTVGEKVVCVANVEGRLSAMDNVCLHRGGPLGQGVVTGGKVICPWHGWAWDPQTGEAAHAPQIRVAIYPLKVEGDDVFVEV, from the coding sequence ATGGCCCTGGTGCGCATCGGCAGCAGGTCCGACATGCCGCCTGACGGGATGGCGCGCGAGTTCACCGTAGGCGAAAAGGTGGTCTGCGTCGCCAATGTCGAAGGAAGGCTCTCGGCGATGGACAACGTGTGCCTGCATCGCGGCGGGCCGCTGGGCCAGGGCGTGGTGACGGGCGGCAAGGTGATCTGTCCGTGGCACGGCTGGGCCTGGGACCCGCAGACCGGCGAGGCGGCCCACGCGCCGCAGATTCGCGTGGCGATTTATCCGCTCAAGGTCGAAGGCGACGACGTATTCGTGGAGGTTTGA
- a CDS encoding beta-propeller fold lactonase family protein → MRKKCVLLGLVLPIALLLAGCSGAVHVGGGNTGGGPQHSRFVYVVNTVSSSVSGFSVNPVNGSLAPVGPDVPAEANRTPSYAAVTPSSSFLYVANTGGNTVSGYSINGITGALTPLDPPAFVTQGDTQPFGIAIDPAGTHLYTANQSSVSAFNISPLTGALTPVQGTPVAVTGFNALPEQLKVTANGKFLYVTNGPANSVSGYTFNNAGLPVSIGAPFAAGNFPLALVIDPSSRFLYVFNIGSHDISAFSISATTGALTPIAIPIVLPTSCRSAELAVDKDSRFLFATCQELNTVAQFNIDAITGALSQVNTTLVTSGAPHGIALDASGSFAYVTLSNVAQVQTANVAANGAMTAATVAPATTGANPIGVVVAGTQ, encoded by the coding sequence ATGCGGAAGAAGTGTGTGCTGTTGGGCCTCGTTTTGCCGATTGCGCTGTTGCTCGCCGGCTGTAGTGGCGCTGTTCACGTTGGGGGAGGCAATACCGGCGGCGGTCCGCAACACTCGCGGTTCGTCTACGTGGTGAACACGGTCTCGTCGAGCGTCTCGGGATTCTCGGTGAATCCGGTGAACGGCTCGCTGGCGCCGGTGGGGCCCGATGTTCCCGCCGAGGCCAACCGCACGCCCAGCTACGCCGCGGTCACGCCGTCTTCCAGCTTTCTTTATGTCGCGAATACCGGCGGCAACACGGTCTCCGGCTACAGCATCAACGGCATCACCGGAGCGCTCACGCCGCTGGACCCGCCCGCGTTCGTCACCCAGGGTGACACGCAGCCGTTCGGCATTGCCATCGATCCCGCTGGAACGCACCTCTACACCGCAAACCAGAGCAGCGTCTCGGCATTCAACATCAGCCCACTGACCGGCGCGCTCACGCCGGTGCAGGGGACGCCGGTAGCAGTGACCGGTTTCAACGCGCTCCCGGAACAGCTCAAGGTCACCGCGAACGGGAAATTCCTGTACGTGACGAATGGCCCGGCGAACAGCGTCTCCGGATACACCTTCAACAACGCCGGCCTGCCGGTTTCGATCGGCGCACCCTTTGCCGCCGGCAATTTTCCCCTCGCACTCGTAATCGATCCCTCAAGCCGCTTCCTTTACGTTTTCAATATCGGCTCGCACGATATTTCCGCGTTCAGCATCAGCGCGACGACGGGCGCGCTCACGCCGATTGCAATTCCCATCGTGCTGCCCACGAGCTGCCGCAGCGCCGAGCTGGCGGTGGACAAGGATTCCAGGTTCCTGTTCGCGACCTGTCAGGAGCTGAACACGGTCGCCCAATTCAACATTGACGCCATCACCGGCGCCCTCAGCCAGGTGAACACCACGCTGGTCACGAGCGGCGCTCCGCACGGCATCGCGCTCGACGCGTCCGGTTCATTCGCTTACGTCACGCTTAGTAACGTGGCGCAGGTCCAGACGGCAAACGTCGCCGCCAACGGCGCGATGACGGCCGCGACGGTTGCGCCGGCAACCACAGGCGCCAATCCCATCGGTGTGGTGGTGGCGGGGACGCAGTAA
- a CDS encoding RNA chaperone Hfq, with protein sequence MKESVDAAAVGRATEPETFANRKLIRPSLTREHAAPAERRERPERAERGERPAGPKKSPPPDQTHAENFYYQKQMQAKTPMTIVLKDGEQIHGVIEWYDRACIKVNRTGGQPNLLIYKACIKYMYKDE encoded by the coding sequence ATGAAGGAATCCGTTGACGCCGCCGCGGTCGGCCGGGCAACCGAGCCCGAAACGTTTGCCAACCGCAAGCTGATCCGTCCGTCGCTGACGCGCGAACATGCCGCGCCCGCTGAGCGCCGGGAGCGGCCCGAGCGGGCTGAACGTGGCGAGCGTCCCGCCGGCCCCAAAAAGTCCCCGCCTCCCGACCAGACCCACGCTGAGAACTTCTACTACCAGAAGCAGATGCAGGCCAAGACGCCGATGACCATCGTGCTGAAAGACGGCGAGCAGATCCACGGCGTCATCGAGTGGTACGACCGCGCCTGCATCAAGGTGAACCGTACCGGCGGCCAGCCCAACCTGCTCATCTACAAGGCCTGCATCAAGTACATGTATAAGGACGAGTAA